CTTGCCTGCTATGGAACTACCCGGGCCATACGGTTGTTTCCAGTTGGCCCCTTTTTGGAACTTCCACCACATTTGGGGATTGCTCCCATCGAACACCAAGGCGCCGGGATCATAACGTTGTCCCTCAATAATGGCCTCTTTTTCAGCAATGGTCACATAACCCGTGGCATCCACAAATTCCTTGAATTGCGCATTGGTCACTTCGGTCCTATCCATCCAAAACGAACCTACGGCTTCACTATGGCGCGGAAACTCATCCCTTCTTGCCTGATTGGAAACCCCTCCCATCATAAAAGTCCCTCCTTTGATTTGTATCATATCTTGAGTGAGGTCTATATCCTGTTTCCTCGGCATTCTGGAAATCTCCAGTAAGTAAGCTTCATGGGCACTCATTTGTTCCTCAACAATGGGTGCCGTTTGGGTTTCCGTGGCTTTTGATGCTTTTTTACACCCCATCAAACCAAAAAAAAGAAAAAGGAAAAGGATAGGTCTTTTAGTGATATGCTTCATAGTTTGCCCCTATTTGATCCAAAACTTTTAGAAAGGTATCAAATTCCATCAGATCTAGATTTTTTACGGTTTGCTTTCGAAGGGCAACGGCGTGGGGCAACACCAAATCGATAAGGGTTTTTCCTTTTGGGGTCAGTTCCAATTTAAACCGTTTTTGATCCCCATCAAAACGGGTTTTGGTCAGCCACCCTTTTCGTTCCAAACCACCGATAACCCTGGAAATTGTTGCTCTATTCCTGAAGTTCAGTTGAACGATTTCACGTTGCGAGGCATTGTCCCCCAATTCATGGACTTGGTGCAGAATAACCCATTGTTCAATGGTCATTTCCACTTGCAACTGTTCAAATTTTCTTAGATAGGCTTCCTGGACCTTTCGAAGGACCAAATCCAAGTGAAGGCCTATTCCCTGTATTTCATCAATTTGATTGAGCAATTTTAACCTGAAATTTTGATTCAAAAATCATTTCGCATTTCAAAAATACTTATTTTTGTTGCATCAACAACAAAATTTTCACAAACAAAATATACTTCCATGGAAACTTCTACAATTCCTAAAATTCATGATGAAGCCAAAGACTTTATGCCCATTAACGGCACGGACTACATAGAACTGTACGTTGGTAACTCCAAACAGGCCGCACATTACTATAAGACCGCTTTTGGTTTTCAATCCTTTGCCTATGCCGGATTACGAACCGGACTTAAGGATCGGGAGAGCTATGTGGTAATTCAGGACAAAATACGTTTGATCCTCACCTCGCCCCTAAAAAGTGGAACTGAAATTGGACAACATATAGACAAACACGGTGATGGTGTAAAGGTGGTTGCCCTTTGGGTGGATAATGCCACCTACGCTTATGATACTGCGATTTCCAAAGGTGCCAAATCCTATATGGAACCTGAAACGGAGGAAGATGAAAATGGAAAGGTGGTTCGGGCCGGAATTTATGCCTATGGTGAAACCGTCCATGTTTTTGTAGAGCGAAAGGATTACCATGGTACATTTTTACCAGGTTACGTACAATGGGAAACCCCCGATTACAATCCTGCACCCAGCGGATTGAAATATGTAGACCATATGGTGGGCAATGTGGGGTGGAACCGCATGAACCATTGGGTGGAATTCTATGAAAAGGTAATGGGATTCGTGAATATTCTTTCCTTTGATGACAATGATATTTCAACGGAATACACGGCATTGATGAGTAAGGTGATGAGCAATGGGAACGGGCGTATTAAATTCCCAATAAATGAACCGGCAGAAGGGAAAAAGAAATCACAAGTAGAAGAGTATTTGGATTTTTATGAAGGTGAGGGCGTACAACATATTGCCGTTGCCACGGATGATATCATCAAAACGGTCAAGGACTTGCGCAGTCGTGGTGTGGAATTCCTTCGGGTGCCATCCACCTATTACGATGCCGTTACCGATCGTGTCGGAAAAATTGATGAGGACATTGCGCCTTTAAAGGAATTGGGGATTCTGGTGGACCGTGATGATGAGGGGTATTTGCTTCAAATCTTTACCAAGCCTGTTGAACCAAGGCCCACCATGTTCTTTGAAATTATCCAAAGAAAAGGGGCACAATCCTTTGGAAAGGGTAATTTTAAAGCATTGTTTGAAGCCATTGAGCGGGAGCAAGAGTTAAGAGGTACTTTACATTAATCATTAAGTTCAGCCTAAAATTCAGAAACCGGAAACCAGAAACCAGAAATCTGAATTCCGAACTCTGAACTCTGAACTCCGAACTTACAACACATAATTAAAAAAAATGCCGATTTATCATAGACTGGGCGAAATTCCGCAAAAGCGACACACCCAATTTGAAAAGCCCGATGGGAATTTATATTACGAACAATTGTTTGGTACCATAGGTTTTGATGGGATGTCATCGCTACTCTACCACATTCACCGACCTACGCAGGTGAAGGAAGTGCGGAAACCTTTGGACGTTAGCCCAAAAATAGCAGTCGCAAAGAATATCACCTCAAGGAAGCTTGTTGGGTTCAATGTGAAGCCCAAAGACGATTTCCTGGAAGCCCGTGAACCCCTTTTGGTCAATTCCGATGTGCACGTGGGACTTGCCGCACCAAAGAAATCCCTGACTTCCTATTTCTATAAGAACGCCGATGCCGATGAAATGCTTTTTATCCATAGGGGCACAGGTATCCTTAAAACATTTTTGGGAAATATCCCTTTTGAATATGGTGATTATTTGATCATTCCCAGGGGGATGATCTATCAAATTGAATTCGATACGGAAGACAATCGAATTCTGTATGCGGAATCCTTCCATCCCATCTACACGCCCAAACGTTACCGAAACTGGTTTGGGCAATTGTTGGAACATTCCCCATTTTGTGAACGCGACTATAAATTGCCCCAGGATTTGAAGGCACATGATGAGAAAGGCGAATTTGTGATGAAAATCAAGAAGCAGGGCATGCTCCATAGCCTGATCTATGCCACCCATCCATTTGATGTAGTGGGTTGGGACGGCTATAATTATCCCTATGGGTTCTCCATCCATAATTTTGAACCCATTACAGGTAGGGTACATCAACCGCCACCGGTACATCAGACTTTTGAAACCGGTGCCTTTGTGGTCTGCTCCTTCTGTCCACGCCTGTATGATTACCATCCAAAGGCCATCCCTGCCCCATACAATCATTCCAATATTGACTCGGATGAAGTACTGTATTACGTAGATGGTGATTTTATGAGCAGAACGGGCATAGGGCCTGGATATATTTCGCTGCACCCTGCCGGTATCCCCCATGGACCACACCCCGGCACCTATGAAGCCAGTATCGGAAAAAAGGGCACAGAGGAATTGGCGGTCATGATCGACACCTTTAAACCGCTAATGGTAACCGAAAATGCCCTTAAAATAGATGATGGCAAATATTACAGTTCCTGGACCGAATAAACTAAATTAATGTCATTTCGAACGGACGTGAGAAATCTCAAATTTAGATTTCCC
The sequence above is a segment of the Muricauda sp. SCSIO 64092 genome. Coding sequences within it:
- a CDS encoding MarR family winged helix-turn-helix transcriptional regulator, translating into MLNQIDEIQGIGLHLDLVLRKVQEAYLRKFEQLQVEMTIEQWVILHQVHELGDNASQREIVQLNFRNRATISRVIGGLERKGWLTKTRFDGDQKRFKLELTPKGKTLIDLVLPHAVALRKQTVKNLDLMEFDTFLKVLDQIGANYEAYH
- the hppD gene encoding 4-hydroxyphenylpyruvate dioxygenase produces the protein METSTIPKIHDEAKDFMPINGTDYIELYVGNSKQAAHYYKTAFGFQSFAYAGLRTGLKDRESYVVIQDKIRLILTSPLKSGTEIGQHIDKHGDGVKVVALWVDNATYAYDTAISKGAKSYMEPETEEDENGKVVRAGIYAYGETVHVFVERKDYHGTFLPGYVQWETPDYNPAPSGLKYVDHMVGNVGWNRMNHWVEFYEKVMGFVNILSFDDNDISTEYTALMSKVMSNGNGRIKFPINEPAEGKKKSQVEEYLDFYEGEGVQHIAVATDDIIKTVKDLRSRGVEFLRVPSTYYDAVTDRVGKIDEDIAPLKELGILVDRDDEGYLLQIFTKPVEPRPTMFFEIIQRKGAQSFGKGNFKALFEAIEREQELRGTLH
- a CDS encoding homogentisate 1,2-dioxygenase produces the protein MPIYHRLGEIPQKRHTQFEKPDGNLYYEQLFGTIGFDGMSSLLYHIHRPTQVKEVRKPLDVSPKIAVAKNITSRKLVGFNVKPKDDFLEAREPLLVNSDVHVGLAAPKKSLTSYFYKNADADEMLFIHRGTGILKTFLGNIPFEYGDYLIIPRGMIYQIEFDTEDNRILYAESFHPIYTPKRYRNWFGQLLEHSPFCERDYKLPQDLKAHDEKGEFVMKIKKQGMLHSLIYATHPFDVVGWDGYNYPYGFSIHNFEPITGRVHQPPPVHQTFETGAFVVCSFCPRLYDYHPKAIPAPYNHSNIDSDEVLYYVDGDFMSRTGIGPGYISLHPAGIPHGPHPGTYEASIGKKGTEELAVMIDTFKPLMVTENALKIDDGKYYSSWTE